One Verrucomicrobiia bacterium genomic window carries:
- a CDS encoding phosphoglycerate kinase → MAKLTIRDLNVRGKRVFLRVDYNVPLEEKDGQMVITDDTRIKETLPTLKALIEQGGKLILTAHLGRPKGQREATMSLRPVAARLAEMLARPVAFVDDCIGEKVEKTVGIMKDGDIVLLENVRYYNEEEKNDPAFAEKLAKVADVYVNDAFGAAHRAHASTEGVARIVSKRGGKCAAGLLMERELKFLGDELESPAKPFVVILGGAKVSDKIKVIDRLLEKADTILIGGAMAYTFKLAQGYKVGQSLVEPEKTDVALSALEKAKQRGVQFLLPIDNVVATPVKTDKLNKKGKPIIDLNNPRTNSEENIPDNEEGVDIGPATAKKFADVLLSAKTILWNGPMGIFEDKRFAAGTNAVAQAVAEATQKGAKSIIGGGDSVKALNKAGLGSKVTFMSTGGGASLEFLEGSELPGVAALSDK, encoded by the coding sequence ATGGCAAAGCTGACAATTCGAGACCTGAATGTTCGTGGCAAACGCGTTTTCCTGCGCGTCGATTACAACGTGCCGCTTGAGGAAAAAGATGGCCAGATGGTCATCACCGATGACACCCGGATCAAGGAAACTCTTCCGACCCTGAAAGCGCTGATCGAGCAGGGTGGCAAATTAATCCTGACCGCCCACCTCGGCCGCCCCAAGGGCCAGCGCGAAGCCACCATGTCGCTCCGCCCAGTCGCCGCCCGCCTTGCCGAAATGCTCGCGCGGCCAGTCGCGTTTGTCGACGATTGCATCGGAGAAAAAGTCGAGAAAACCGTCGGCATCATGAAGGATGGCGACATCGTCCTGCTCGAGAACGTCCGCTACTACAACGAGGAGGAGAAGAACGATCCTGCGTTCGCCGAGAAGCTGGCGAAGGTTGCTGATGTTTATGTGAACGACGCATTCGGCGCGGCGCACCGGGCCCACGCATCCACGGAAGGCGTTGCGCGCATCGTGTCCAAACGCGGTGGCAAGTGCGCCGCCGGGTTGCTGATGGAACGCGAGTTGAAGTTCCTCGGCGACGAACTGGAGTCGCCCGCAAAACCGTTCGTGGTCATTCTCGGCGGCGCCAAAGTGTCCGACAAAATCAAGGTAATCGACCGCCTCCTTGAAAAGGCCGACACCATCCTGATCGGCGGCGCAATGGCTTACACCTTCAAGCTCGCGCAGGGTTACAAAGTCGGGCAATCACTGGTCGAACCTGAAAAAACAGACGTCGCCCTCTCAGCGCTCGAAAAGGCAAAGCAACGCGGTGTGCAATTCCTGCTGCCGATCGACAACGTCGTCGCCACGCCCGTCAAGACCGACAAGCTCAACAAGAAGGGCAAGCCGATCATTGATCTCAACAACCCGCGCACCAATTCCGAGGAGAACATTCCGGACAACGAGGAAGGCGTGGATATCGGACCAGCGACAGCCAAGAAGTTCGCTGACGTCCTTCTCAGCGCAAAAACGATCCTTTGGAACGGACCGATGGGTATTTTCGAAGACAAGCGTTTCGCAGCAGGAACCAATGCCGTTGCCCAGGCAGTCGCTGAAGCCACGCAAAAAGGCGCCAAGAGCATCATTGGCGGTGGCGACAGCGTGAAGGCGCTGAACAAGGCAGGCCTCGGCAGCAAGGTGA